The DNA segment TCGTGGTCGCCACGATCAACCCGTCCGGCACACGATCACTGAATACGCGATGCAGCGTGTTCTCTCGTGTCGGCGACGGCAGCCGGAACAAGACCGGGAAGTTCCACGGCGTGTCCACCAGGCGGAGATAACCGGGCAGCTTGTCGGCCAGCTGGCGCATGCTTTCAGTGCCAGTGTCGTACTCAAGCCAGAACGGCGCGCGATGGCCGTCGGCGGACCAGATGCCGTGGCCGTCCGGGCGGGCGACGCCGCCGATCGCCGCGGTTGCTCGTCGTTCCGACCACCATCGCACCAGCGTTACCTCGGGTTCGGATCGCGCGTACGCGGCGAGCTGCACAAAGAATTCGTTGCAGCCCAGTAAATGATGGATCATCGGCGAGCTGGCCAGCCGATCGGTGCCTGCTCGTACAGCCGACGGCGCTGGTACCGGCCGGCCCGCGGTCTGAGCAACCAACGCAGCGCCCAACGGGCCGAGCGTCCACCTCCAGGATTGTGAGCCCGGCCGCACGTGGTATCGCCATCGATCCAACAATCCGCGCCGATACAGCAGAACCAATCTCTTGCGCGCGCGGTGCGATGACGAAAACGCCAATGCCGTGATCTGTTCGGTGGTGAGTGTGCGATGTTCGTCCAGCACACCCAGCAGCCACCGATCCCGCCCGGTAATGCGAATCAGCTCATCAGCCAGCCGCCGCGGCGGATCCTCATGCATTCGGTCTCTCTCCCCTCAATACGTACGATCGAAATGGACAGCGATCGGCGCTTCGGTCACATGACGCCACCAACGAGGACGGAACGGCGCCGAGACGAGCACCAGTTACGGCCGAGAGCCGACTACCGGGACGGGTAGTCGGCTCAGCATCCTTGTCATTCTGCCTCATCGGCAGATGTTCTATGGGGGCATAGAAATAGGAGCCACGGCCACGGAAAATGGCGGGCTGGTGGGTGACAGGAAGACCAATGCCGCCGCGACTGCTTTGTGCAGGAGGGTGGCGCTCTCAGCGATATCCACTCAGCGTACGGACTTCGACGCCATCCGTCTCGCTCATCCGCTCGCGGATCGTCTTCACGACGTCAATTCCGATCACGGTCACGTACGGCGAAGACGAGGTCTCGCGCGTCGATCAGCCCGAGGCGCTCAGTTTCCCACAGGTCCCGCACGGCCTTTATTCCCATAATCGGTTGCACCTTGGGGTTGATGTCTTCATCCCGGAGGATCTTCGCCGCCTTGAGCAGCTCCGCTTCCGTGAAGGCGCGCGGCTCCGGCTTTGATCGTTCCGGAGCGGGGACCACCGTGACGACCGTCGTCCCGGAATGCTTCGGGCAGTAGTCCCGACCGCCGTTTCGCCCCTTGTAGACGCGCATGAACCCCCAGCCGGCCGCTGCCGCGTCTCGACGTGTCTCGGCGAGCGTGCGGTTTACGATGCCGGTGTACTTGGCGATGCAGACACCGTAGGTGCCGTCGTCGGAGTCGCAGAGCAGTTCCTGCCGCGTGACGTTCATGGTTCGCTCCTTTCTGGCTGCCAACACCACCACCCACGTATGCGGGCGATGATGTAAGCGGTCAAGGTGCCGTGTGGGCCAATCCGTTACGCCACCGCGCCCCCGGTCGGAGCCACCAGACGTTGCACTCGTGGCCATGGCCTAGCGCGCCGCCGCACATGGGGCCGCTGTAGTCGTAGTCAGACGGTTTTCCGTGTGCCGCTCGATAACGCTCGTTGCAGGCGTCAGAGCAGTCTTGGTGTGTGTCAGTGTCGGTCGGCATTTGCCAGCCTTTCCGTGAGCCTTGTCTGCCATCCAATGCGATCTGGGCGGCGTCCACCTCAGTAATCGCATCCGGCGACCGATCCAAGCTGACCGGTCACGGTGTTGAGGCGGACCCGACCCGGGAATCCGGTCACCCAGCCCAGGTTGATCCCGCATGCGGTCGCAATGGCGTTGACGGCTTCCTCGTGGGTCGCGTAGTTCCCGACCACGGT comes from the Fodinicola acaciae genome and includes:
- a CDS encoding replication-relaxation family protein, whose product is MHEDPPRRLADELIRITGRDRWLLGVLDEHRTLTTEQITALAFSSSHRARKRLVLLYRRGLLDRWRYHVRPGSQSWRWTLGPLGAALVAQTAGRPVPAPSAVRAGTDRLASSPMIHHLLGCNEFFVQLAAYARSEPEVTLVRWWSERRATAAIGGVARPDGHGIWSADGHRAPFWLEYDTGTESMRQLADKLPGYLRLVDTPWNFPVLFRLPSPTRENTLHRVFSDRVPDGLIVATTIGSLSEGAAGAVWRIVDSGAAADTRRRLIDLPTARNTSFKPDQVA